Proteins encoded within one genomic window of Nitrospinaceae bacterium:
- the asnB gene encoding asparagine synthase (glutamine-hydrolyzing) has protein sequence MCGITGLLNTQGPPEESRAKVRAMTNAIVHRGPDEEGFWDTDGVYFGYRRLSVIDISSGSQPMTGESGSVIVFNGEIYNYLELKKELEAKGALFKTNSDTEVLLAAYEHWGEDCLEHLIGMFAFAIWDPRRRKLFLARDRVGKKPLYYFQDKGFFAFASELKALLALPEVKQKLTIDAHAVSDFLSLGYILTPKSIFKNISKLPAAHSAWLDPADMRLDIREYWDIKPAYTAEREPYDNRARQTFTDLFHEAVKVRLHADVPLGAFLSGGIDSAAVVAAMASASSTPVHAFCIGFKEESYDESEYAKLVAEQLKIDLAVHEQPPLPKAGLASLVWQTDEPFADTSIMPTYLLNKKARENVTVALSGDGGDELLAGYPTYRADALHKYFMKIPGGLRALAGGLAQSFLRPSYKKVSWDYKITQFLRASGLSHEKAHYWWRVIFSEAEKEKIMSPELINDCNHYDPFDVFNDYFKKVQKANFLDQTLFVDIKTWLQDDILVKVDRMSMANSLEVRSPFLDHRLVELTAKMSTKAKLSWKTQKVV, from the coding sequence GTGTGCGGAATAACAGGATTGCTCAACACGCAAGGCCCGCCCGAGGAATCGCGTGCCAAGGTGCGGGCAATGACGAACGCCATTGTTCATAGGGGTCCGGACGAGGAGGGATTCTGGGACACAGATGGTGTTTATTTCGGCTACCGGCGGCTCTCTGTCATCGACATCAGTAGCGGTAGCCAGCCCATGACCGGCGAGTCGGGGAGCGTCATCGTTTTTAACGGTGAAATTTACAACTACCTCGAACTCAAGAAAGAACTTGAGGCAAAAGGCGCGCTCTTCAAAACGAACTCGGATACAGAAGTGCTGCTGGCGGCATATGAGCACTGGGGTGAGGACTGTCTTGAGCACCTGATCGGCATGTTCGCCTTCGCCATATGGGACCCCCGCCGAAGAAAACTTTTTCTCGCCCGCGATAGGGTCGGGAAAAAACCACTTTATTACTTCCAGGACAAAGGTTTTTTCGCATTCGCCTCAGAGCTTAAAGCCCTCCTAGCCCTGCCCGAGGTGAAACAAAAACTCACCATCGATGCCCACGCGGTTAGTGACTTTCTCTCTCTCGGATATATCCTGACCCCAAAGAGCATCTTCAAAAATATTTCCAAGCTGCCCGCCGCTCATTCGGCTTGGCTCGACCCCGCCGATATGCGCCTCGATATACGGGAATACTGGGATATCAAACCCGCATATACCGCAGAGAGAGAACCCTACGACAATCGCGCAAGACAGACATTCACAGACCTGTTTCACGAGGCAGTCAAGGTCAGGCTCCACGCAGACGTGCCGCTGGGTGCTTTTCTGAGCGGCGGCATCGACTCTGCTGCGGTCGTCGCCGCTATGGCGAGCGCCTCATCGACCCCTGTCCACGCTTTTTGCATCGGGTTTAAAGAGGAAAGCTATGATGAGTCCGAATACGCAAAACTCGTGGCCGAGCAACTCAAAATCGATCTTGCCGTCCACGAGCAACCACCGCTCCCAAAGGCGGGGCTCGCCTCCCTGGTCTGGCAAACTGATGAGCCCTTCGCCGACACCTCCATCATGCCCACCTATCTTCTCAACAAAAAAGCCAGGGAAAATGTGACGGTAGCGCTATCAGGTGACGGGGGCGATGAACTTCTGGCTGGCTACCCGACATACAGGGCCGATGCGCTACACAAATATTTCATGAAAATTCCGGGCGGACTGCGCGCCCTGGCAGGTGGCCTCGCCCAGAGTTTTCTGCGCCCATCATATAAAAAAGTAAGCTGGGATTATAAAATCACTCAATTTTTAAGGGCATCTGGACTGTCACACGAAAAAGCCCATTATTGGTGGCGTGTTATTTTTTCAGAAGCAGAAAAAGAAAAAATCATGAGTCCTGAATTGATAAATGACTGCAATCATTATGATCCGTTTGATGTGTTTAATGACTATTTTAAAAAAGTTCAAAAAGCCAATTTTCTCGATCAGACTCTTTTTGTAGATATTAAAACTTGGCTTCAAGATGATATTCTTGTTAAAGTCGATCGTATGAGTATGGCGAATTCTCTTGAAGTAAGATCTCCTTTTTTGGATCATCGCCTGGTGGAATTAACTGCAAAAATGTCGACCAAGGCTAAACTTAGTTGGAAAACGCAAAAAGTTGTTTT
- a CDS encoding B12-binding domain-containing radical SAM protein → MSQGQQTLDTQSAGLPIYQAAPPRRDTSKPSRIIMIYPEQGVSGAYVRHMPLSLLYASVELVQDGFDVKILDTRLHPKDWHKRLKDLLSDDTLAVGISVMSGQPIKNATKIGRYIKSINPDTPIVWGGPHATFYPENILEGEWSCDYVVSGYASETFHELCLQIQQDEQPKDISGVCWRHEGEIFENPLLEKAFEYIDYDKIPYHLIEDYSPYGQLEQEHRIFSMYSAVGCPYQCSFCSSPAQYSNIDGKKWVPLEAAQVVDHIQHVHEKYGANYIYFIDDDSFPKLSHVEGIIDEIANRGINVKLGFRGARINEIKRMSHEFLNKLAAAGTDIMHIGAESGSDRILKLLRKDSSYDDVIACNQKLAQHPQITAAYNFIMGLPTETLEELKMTRDLMLQLVEDHPNCIIFPPNKFRPLPGTELYDIAKDEWNYEMPDTLEAWANIEVEGDISTQWYDKEFQRFCNLLLTSSYFVDNKVLRVTEGKTIPYKLVRLLNKLYRPLALFRLRNGLSRALFEYTAFRVISRLLVRDQGVG, encoded by the coding sequence ATGAGCCAAGGGCAGCAAACTCTAGATACACAAAGCGCAGGGCTTCCGATATATCAAGCGGCCCCGCCTAGACGTGATACCTCCAAACCCTCGCGCATCATCATGATATATCCCGAGCAGGGCGTATCCGGGGCCTATGTCCGGCACATGCCGCTCAGCCTCCTCTACGCCTCGGTAGAGCTTGTGCAGGACGGCTTTGACGTCAAAATACTCGACACCCGCCTCCATCCCAAAGACTGGCACAAGAGGCTTAAAGATCTTCTCAGCGACGACACCTTGGCCGTCGGCATCAGCGTCATGTCGGGGCAACCCATCAAGAACGCCACCAAGATCGGCCGCTACATCAAGTCCATCAACCCCGACACCCCCATCGTTTGGGGTGGCCCGCACGCAACTTTTTACCCCGAAAATATTCTTGAGGGGGAATGGAGCTGCGACTACGTCGTCAGCGGCTACGCCTCCGAGACATTCCACGAGCTTTGCCTCCAGATTCAACAGGACGAGCAGCCCAAAGACATCTCCGGCGTCTGCTGGCGTCACGAGGGGGAAATTTTTGAAAATCCTCTGCTCGAAAAAGCCTTTGAATATATTGACTACGACAAAATTCCTTATCACTTGATTGAGGACTATTCACCCTACGGCCAGCTTGAGCAGGAACACCGTATTTTTTCGATGTATAGCGCCGTCGGTTGCCCCTATCAGTGCTCGTTCTGCAGCTCGCCAGCACAGTATTCCAACATCGACGGGAAAAAATGGGTCCCCCTGGAAGCCGCCCAGGTGGTCGATCACATCCAGCACGTCCACGAAAAATACGGCGCGAACTATATCTACTTCATCGACGACGATAGTTTCCCGAAACTTTCGCACGTCGAGGGAATCATCGACGAGATCGCCAACCGGGGGATTAACGTCAAGCTGGGCTTCCGTGGGGCGCGCATCAACGAGATAAAGCGGATGAGCCACGAGTTTCTTAACAAACTGGCCGCCGCCGGCACTGATATCATGCACATCGGAGCCGAGAGCGGCAGCGACCGCATATTGAAACTCCTCCGGAAAGACAGCAGCTACGACGACGTAATCGCGTGCAACCAGAAGCTGGCCCAGCACCCGCAGATCACGGCGGCCTACAACTTCATCATGGGGCTTCCCACCGAGACGCTCGAAGAGCTGAAAATGACGCGGGACCTGATGCTCCAGCTGGTGGAGGACCACCCCAATTGCATCATCTTCCCTCCCAATAAATTCCGGCCCCTACCCGGCACCGAGCTCTACGACATCGCGAAAGACGAATGGAACTACGAAATGCCCGACACCCTCGAAGCCTGGGCGAACATCGAGGTGGAAGGCGATATCTCGACGCAATGGTACGACAAGGAGTTCCAGCGGTTCTGCAACCTGCTGCTGACGTCATCCTATTTCGTGGACAACAAGGTATTGAGGGTCACCGAGGGCAAAACCATTCCCTATAAACTCGTCCGGCTCCTGAACAAGCTCTACCGCCCGCTGGCCCTGTTCCGGCTGCGCAACGGGCTCTCCCGCGCGCTTTTCGAATACACGGCCTTCCGGGTGATATCCCGCCTTCTCGTTCGAGATCAGGGCGTCGGCTAG